CCTGAGGCAGAAGTTTATTGTTTCTACATGGACCTTAGAATGTTTGGAAGAAATTATGAAGACTTATACCTAAAGGCTCAAAAACAATATGATGTCAGATTTATAAGAGGCAGAGTTTCAGAGGTTTCAGAGCAACAAGATAAAACGCTTATAGTAAAGGCGGAAGATACGTTAAGCAGCAAGCCGATAAAAATCACTTTAGATTTGCTTGTCCTTATGGCGGGAATTAGACCTTCTGCAGCAGGTGAAAGAATTGGCAATTTGCTGCAATTAAGCAAAGAGGATGATGAATTTTTTACAACAAAAGATTCTGTTTACTCATTGCAAAAGAGCAACTTGCATGGTTTATTCTTTGCCGGAGCCTGTACTGGTCCAAAGACAATTCCCGATACTTTGCATGAAGCACGCAGCGCGGCTTTGGAAATTCACGAATACCTGGTCAAAAATTTTTCAGATAAAAAATGATAGATTTTGGATACTCAGTTAACCCAAGTTCCAGAATCAATCTGGATAATTTTGACAGGGTTAAGTTTAACAAACTAATTGATATAGAGCCTGATGTAAAGAGATGCATGGCTTGCGGCTCATGCTGCGCCAGCTGCTCGGCAGGCAAGTACACCCCTACCAGCGTGCGCAGCGCAATTCTTGCCCTGCAAAACGGACTGCCGGAGAAAGCTCTAGATTATCTTAAGGGGTGCATGTTGTGCGGAAAATGTACAATGATTTGTCCCAGAGGCATTAACACCAGACACCTTATATTGTCAATTACTAAAATTTATTCTGCAAAATGAAATCTTTAGCATACATACTTCTGCAGAATATCTTGGCAGCTGCTGCAAGTCCAATTTCCAGGCAAGAAGTAATTGACAGATTACCAAATGAATACAGCAACTTTGTACTGCCGTTTATAATTGGAATGTCTTTTATTCTTATCTACCTTTTCATAGGAATGGTAAGGATTTTATATCATATTCCCGGTCCCGACAGAAAAAAACTTTTGATATCTCTCATCACCCCTATTACAATATGGCGCAACATCAGGGATTTAATCGGAGACTGCCTGCTGCACGTTAAAATTTGGAAGCGCAAGCCGCTGCTGGGATACATGCACTCGTCCATAGCATTTGGATGGTTCATGCTTATTGTACTGGGACACATAGAAGTAGCGCTGTTTGTGCCTAAGCACCTGGGCTCCATTTCCCACGGCTCTTTGTACTATCCAATCTTCTACAGATTTTTTGTATGGGTGAATCCCAATAACATAACATTGCGCGGTTCTTTCTTCTTTTTCCTGATGGATTTCTTCCTGCTTTACGTACTATCGGGAGTTGCACTGGCAATGTTTAAGAGAATAAAATCTATTGCGCTTGGAATGAGACACACTACGCATCCATCTCTGGCAGACCGGGTTGCGCTTTACTGTCTTTGGTCAATATTTCCGCTCAGACTTTTGGCGGAGAGTTTTACCGCAGATTTGAGCGGCGGAAGTTTTTTGACAAAGCCCATGAACATGCTGTTTACCAGCTTCTTTGGCAAAGGTCTAAACTTCATGCCAACATGGTGGGCATACTCAACGGCGCTGGGACTATTCTTCCTGGCAATGCCGTTCAGCCGTTACATGCACATTGTAACCGAGGCATTATTAATACTTTTCAGAAATGCAGGCCTGAAAGTTCGCAAGCCGAGAAAGGGTTTTGCAGAGGCTGAAATTTATTCTTGCTCCAGCTGCGGACTTTGCCTGGATGCATGCCCAATGAACGTCCAGAAAAAAAATCTTAAGTACTCTTCCGTATATTTTATAAGGTTCTTAAGACGTCACAACACAAAGAAAATAAACGCTATAGCGCAGAAGTGCCTGATGTGCGGAAAGTGCTATGCGCTGTGTCCGGTCAGCATAGACTCTCCAGCAATTCGCGTTGCGCAGAGAGCAACTTTTAACAATCCGCTGCCATATAATTACAATTATTTAAAAGATGCCTATCACGACAGTTCATCCAATTGCGCTGACGCTGATTGCGATGCAAAATCTGTCGGGAGTAAAAAAGGAGAGCCGGAAGTGATGTATTTTGCAGGCTGCATGAGCCATCTTACCCCTGTGATTATCAAGTCAATGAAGGCTGTTTTTGAAGCGGCCGGGACAAAGTATGTTTTTGCAGATGAAGATGGCGGCATTTGCTGCGGAAGGCCTCTTATGCTTGCCGGGAAATTTGACGCAGCAAAAGATGTAATTGAAGCAAATAAAAAAATGATAGAGGAGTCCGGATGTAAAAAACTTGTGCTGACCTGCCCTATCTGCTATAAGGTTTTTAGAGAGGAATACCATCTTAAAAACATAGAAATCCTGCACTACTCCCAATACATAGACGGACTTCTTAATCAGGGAATTTTAAGGGTCAAAAAGGGAGAGAAATCTCTTGTTTATCATGATCCTTGTGATTTAGGCAGAGGCAGCAAAATTTATGATGAGCCGCGCAGGATTCTGGAAAAAGTTGGAGAACTTAAAAAGGCTTCAAAAGAGAGGGATGAAAGTATATGCTGCGGAGGAAGCCTTGGAAGTCTTACCTTGGGATACAGAGACAGAGGCCAGGTTACAGAAGGCTCACTGGATTCTTTAATGGTCAATAATCCCGATGAGATTGTAACTGCCTGTCCTTTATGCTATAAGACGTTTGGAGAAAAGGCCTCCGCGCCTGTGAAAGATTTGGCTGAAATTGTTTGCGAGAATCTGGAAAAGAAAAGCAATTAGCGGAAACACTGCTGTAAATGAAAAATATAAAAATTAAAAAATATACTTATGGAAATTAAACCGACAGATTACAAATTGAGAAATTGCCTGACAGGCAGAGAGTTTGAAGATACAGGCTGGCTGCTTTCAGACCCTGAAGATTCTAAACCCTCAATGGTAAGAGCCATATATGGCAAAAAGAGAATAGAAGTTAAAGATGATTCTTACGGAATCTACAAATTTGCAGACTGGCTTCCAATACAAAGGATGCTGAAAGGCTCCTGTGCGCCATACACTTACAAGTGCAAAGCTCTTGCTGAGAAACTTGGATTAGGTAATCTTTATATTACTTTCTCAGGTTATTGGCCAGATAAAAAAGTGAGCATGAACACTTGTTCCTTTAAGGAGACGGAGGCATATTCAGTTTGTGCAAGACTGCCAAAAAATAATAAAAGAATATTGGTAGTTGCATCTGCGGGAAACACGGCAAGAGCATTTGCACAAGTTTGCTCAGATAATGAGATA
The window above is part of the Bacteroidales bacterium genome. Proteins encoded here:
- a CDS encoding 4Fe-4S dicluster domain-containing protein → MIDFGYSVNPSSRINLDNFDRVKFNKLIDIEPDVKRCMACGSCCASCSAGKYTPTSVRSAILALQNGLPEKALDYLKGCMLCGKCTMICPRGINTRHLILSITKIYSAK
- a CDS encoding (Fe-S)-binding protein gives rise to the protein MKSLAYILLQNILAAAASPISRQEVIDRLPNEYSNFVLPFIIGMSFILIYLFIGMVRILYHIPGPDRKKLLISLITPITIWRNIRDLIGDCLLHVKIWKRKPLLGYMHSSIAFGWFMLIVLGHIEVALFVPKHLGSISHGSLYYPIFYRFFVWVNPNNITLRGSFFFFLMDFFLLYVLSGVALAMFKRIKSIALGMRHTTHPSLADRVALYCLWSIFPLRLLAESFTADLSGGSFLTKPMNMLFTSFFGKGLNFMPTWWAYSTALGLFFLAMPFSRYMHIVTEALLILFRNAGLKVRKPRKGFAEAEIYSCSSCGLCLDACPMNVQKKNLKYSSVYFIRFLRRHNTKKINAIAQKCLMCGKCYALCPVSIDSPAIRVAQRATFNNPLPYNYNYLKDAYHDSSSNCADADCDAKSVGSKKGEPEVMYFAGCMSHLTPVIIKSMKAVFEAAGTKYVFADEDGGICCGRPLMLAGKFDAAKDVIEANKKMIEESGCKKLVLTCPICYKVFREEYHLKNIEILHYSQYIDGLLNQGILRVKKGEKSLVYHDPCDLGRGSKIYDEPRRILEKVGELKKASKERDESICCGGSLGSLTLGYRDRGQVTEGSLDSLMVNNPDEIVTACPLCYKTFGEKASAPVKDLAEIVCENLEKKSN